The DNA sequence CCACTTGAGGACCTCCTTGGGTGTCCATTGTTGCTGAACCGATGCGCCAACTTTTCTTGACGGAGTTGCTTGGGTTCGTGGAGGCGAACTACAATCTGCTTGGTGCCCAGCTGAGTCCCATTCATCACACGCATAGCTTCAGCAGCTGCAACGGAATGCTTGAGTGCTTGATTAAAGTCTCGTGACTGATATAATTACCATGTTCTGGCTGATGATACGACACAAAGCCAAATCCACGACTATCTCCGTTTTCATTACGCATGACTCGAGCACTAGAAGCACAAATGAGCACAGatggaaaataaaaaatcCAATATATCTACCTGACGATTTGGCCGAACTGAAAATTAAGAAATTTGTCAACAATCACCACCGACGATCAATGGAAAAGTATTTGTTTACCCTGCTGAAATGAGCGAAAAGACTGTTAGAATCGATTTCTGGACTCAAGTTCTGAGAAAGGTGTCAGTATCATTTGTGAGTGGATGGGAGGCATGAGACTTACTTTACAGAACAAGTTGCAAGGATCGATGAGTCCACTGTGGCTAGCCGATCCCGGGCCATTTGAAGGTGCCAACTGTACTTGCTGTCCAGGGCCATGCAAAAACGGCACAGGAGCCTGTATCGGTGATCGAACAGGAGAATAGGGATTTGCTCGAGGCGGCGAATGAGGGGAATACTGCATCCATACGTCATTAACAGATCAATCAAAGCACATGAAAACAGCCCAAACTAACCTGTGTCGGGTAAGGCGAATACGACAAACCCGAGGGGATAAACGTTGGAGCAGCGACATTGAACTCGGGCGGACTGTTCAAGCTGCGCCTCAAAGGCTGGTAAAGCTGCACTGAGATGTTCTGTCCTTCGATTTCCGCACAGTGCATGGCTTCCTCCGCATGGATAGCATCTTCCTCGTTCCAGAACTCGATCATTGCGACGTCGGGGCCAAACTGAGTGTGTGTTTGCGCAGACGCCAGAGCTCCGAAGGGCCTGAATATGTCGTAGAGCTGGGAGTCTGTGTAGTCTGGCGGAAGCTGCTTTACAAGCCGGGGCAATGCCGACGGAGGGGGCAAGGGCGTGGGTGGGTTCGTGGGTGGGTAAGGCGACAGAACCAACGGTACAGGCGGCATGGTCTCTGGAATATTACGCGACTGCAGGATTGTCAAGGCCTTCTCAGCTATTGAATAGAGCAGAGACGGCGTGCATGAGTAAATAGAAACGCGAACAGTAGGGAGAACAATGAGAGCTACTTACCCTTGTCGAGGAACTTGAACTCAATGGTGCCTGAGAGCAGGTTCTGCGAGCCATCGCGCTGAATTTTGGGCCTGAATGGTCCGCAGTTGACAAAAGCCATGGCAAGGTTTTCATCGGTAATATAAGGGGGAATGTTAGTGATATATAAGAGAGGTTCATGGAGGTAGGGGTGAGGACGAGGTCCTGATTCCTGGTACTGTTGATTGTAGTTGGGATCCATGGTGATTACGAGCAAAACGTGTGCAGAGAGAGCAGGAACAGAGGGAATATCAAAGCCACGCGACGGTTCGCCGTCTGTGCGGAATAGGAGAGTCCTGGCTGAAGACCGCCTCGACGATGGTGCCAGGCCAAGTTCAAGGCCGACTTCAAAAAAGTTCCCTATCTACTGGCTTATGTCATCAAACACTAATGTCGTGCCGAAGGCAAAATTTAGGAGACCTGCTGTCTCCCGCACTGCAATTGTGTCTTTGTATGTAGTACAACATTCGTATTCCTTTCTTCATCATAATAatcattcaaaaataagaTAATCATCCCCTTCTCCCCCCCTTCTGCTAAAGCCTTGCGGTGCAAGCGTGTTGGCAAGGCGTGAAGAAGCAGCCTTCACTGGATAAAAATATCCTGGGTATATCGTTCTATCGTGCTTGACATAAAAATGGGTATATCGTGATCTAGTTCTCGAGGTTTTGTTTTCATCTATCATGATCTAGGAGAAATTCGTCAGTTGGGGTTGGATACACAATGAGGCGAACAGCTTACCTCGTCGTCATTGCATCTCAAATGGGAATGCTTCACTACAAGGTACAGGACAGATTTAAGGGTGTCCATGACGTCTGTAGATAAGATCAGCTATTTGTTCTGAGAACATTGTATTAATCAATGGGCATACCTACGAGTGAACCGGCGGCGAAGGGATGTTGATGAATGGCTGGGTAGTGGGGATGACGACCACCCATTGTTATATCTTTGCAAGATATTGAGAAGTTTTCTCGTGCCAAATCTGAAAGATTGGTTAATGCATATTCATGAgtaataaaaagaaaaaatatttacgtggttgaagatgatgattctTCTACACTCTCCGTCTGAGACTCTGTGGAAGCGACCACAGGAAGAGCGAGTTGCAGAAAACTGGAAGGTGTGGATGCATCTTCACTTGTCAAAGCTGATTCTGCTCGAGCAAGTACAGGAGCCGCTGTAGCAAGGCAAATGGCGAAGGCAAGAAGCGCCAAAACACATCGGTGGTACATTATGTTGAAAGTGAATCCAAATCGGATTGTATGTCTTTTGTGGAGGAAGGAGCAAGGAACTGCAGGAGCAGTAGATTCAACGAAGGCTGGATGGGTGGTTGGTGTGTCAGAATCACCACTGCCCCTAGCCCTTTATACCTGCCCTCCCAACACATGAAGAAGCCAAGGATCAATCTAGCGGGAATTCATTTCGCTGTCAACGTTGGATAACCGCGGTGTAATTTTCGCCTGCTGCTTCTCGAAGAGCTTCGATGTTGAAGCATAGTGCATTAGATAATCGGAGCCCAAGAGGCTTCTGAAAGGGCGTATCAGCAATACTCGTTCGGGATGGATCAAAAGATGAGTTAGCGTGACTGACCACTATCTGCTCCGCGGGGACAAATTTGGTTTGCATACAGGGGGCAAGTCATAGAATACCATTAGctgttgaaaaaaaaatgagagaGACTCTCTGAATTATGGTTTCCTTCATAGAACCAAAGAAAATGCAGAGAAAAAGTAATGGATGCACAGCGACTTCCATGGCAGAGCCACACGCAAGCCGCAACAGTGGCGTCTCCTGTCATGACTCTCAGACAGCTCAACCATAGAATCGTGTCATTTTCCGAATAACCAGctaaaaaaatatattcaagCACATACCCTATCCAATTGCATGTTGAATAAAATTTCGGGCTCCACAAAAATCTAACTGACACACCGTACTCGTCGCTATTCCGCTGCAAACATCTCCGTCCTCCGTCTCCCCAATGGTCATGACTACCACAAAAACTGATGCCAAAGTCCCAAAAAGGGGATGAGTATCACCAAGAGTAATGAGCGAGCGTGACGCAGTGCGATGCATGACTCCAAGAAACCAGGCCTTCTCGAGCATTGGCCACCGGGGCTCCGGGTTGCGAAATTGATTCAGAGAAAGGTTCTTTCAGGCCTCTCGCACTAGGCCCATCAAACCTGTAAGGAGAGAGAGCGGGGCAACAACAGGCCCAGAATTCGCCGCGAGAGTCCATACCCAGCTGAAGTAAGCCCTCCCACCCTCGGTTTTACGTCGTCGGACACCTGGAAAGAGTACGACTTGCGTTACGCATGCCCACAGTCCTCTCAAACTCTTTGGTGTTATCTGGCTCATactctgaaaaaaaaaatcatcgCACCATTCCTAATGCCTCGAACATTCGATGATATATCATTCACATTGGATAGGCTCTTCCAATCTACATTGACAAattaaagggtattagtgAGGCAAATGAATCATTGGCATTAAGGTCACATGCAAGAAAGAATCcacaagaaaaaagaaaaaagaaagaaagtccATCAGTCGCTGTCCAAGTTCAGCTTTCCAAGGCTTTCTAGATCATAATTTTTCAGGGGATCCTTGCGGAGAGCCTCTGCCTCTGTAGTCGGAGCAGGTGCCTTGAGGTCATTCTTCTTTATTTTCATGATTGAATCAGCGATAGGCACAATAGCTGCAGGACCCGCAGCTGCGGACTAAAAGAGGTCGAGGAAACAACATGGTCAGTCGCACATTGACGGCCATAAACAAACCAAACGCGTCCACCCACCTCATCACGGAACGGCGTGAAGCTGGGGCTAGGCGCAGGAGCAGCAGCTGGCGCAGGAGCCTGAGCCACCGCCGCGGAgccatcttcctcgtcaacAAAAGGCACGAAGCCCCTCGCAGCAGGTGCTTTCGCCGGCCCTGGTTGATCCTTCTTCTTTGGCACAGGGGGAGGTGGCATATCTCCTGGCTCCGGGTCCCGGAAAGGCACGATTTTCGATCCTGAGCCTGAAGCAGCACCCCCAGCGCCTGAACTGGCTGCTATCCTCTTTGAACGGCCTGCCTGCTTGAGCGTTGACCCGGCCAATTTCTTGACCTCAGGGACGTTCTCGCTGATTCTCGACTTGCGTGTGCCTAGATCATTCCATTCGTTGGTAGCGTGCTCTGCTGCTTGTGCCTCCGATCCTGTGGGGTCAACGAATATCTGGATACGGCTGTTTGATGAGGAAGGTGGTATGCCAGGTGTGGCTGCTGGGGTCGTCCGGGGCAGAGGCTGCCGTGAAGACGACGCGGGGACAGATGATGCGGTTGTTGCCAGAGCTTTTCTCGGCTTTTGGGACGTCGAGGCGACTGGTTGAGCAGCTGGCAGATACTGGTTGGTCATCATGCGTTTCTGGAAGTCCTGATATCTGCTTTGAAGATGTTCCAGGGGCGTCGCCCTCCTCGCAATCCCGAGTGCATAAGCTTCATCTGCCTCTTTGCGTCTGTTCCGAACAAGGTGATCAACCAGGCGAActagtagtgtacattgtccAAACTTACCGGCCGTCCCTTTCAAGCACAGCTGCGTGCTCTTCATATAACAAGGCAAACTCCGTTCCGATATCATTCGCGATCAGAAATTTGTAGATGAGCGTCGGTCTGTCCACATAGCTCGCATATAAAAGCCACAATTTGAGATATTTGAGATCTCCTCTCCACTTTCCCCCTCTATCGTCCTTTAAGGTTCTAGTAGCCTCCTCAAGGAGCTCAACCAGACCCGACTCTGCAGATTGACCTTGAGGGTAGTTCTCGACAGTCCAGTACACCAAGCGACAATATGCTTCCAGAGGATcgccttcctcttcatcgtccaaTGCAAGTTCCACATTGATGCGAAGTCGGTTTCTGGTGGCAGAGAGTTTGGCTTCTCGTTGAGCATGAGGTGTAGATAGGATCGCGGATAGTGCTGTTACGCGCCGCCCGGTGGCAAGGCGCTGGACATTTTCTTTCGCCGCTTCAAGCACATCACAGTCGACGATGTTCGCTTCCGAATAGTCTTCTCCAGTAGCTGACATATCGAAGAGAAAGATTCACAATAGGAGCGCACAAGACGAATTGGTATAAATTTCAAGGCAAGTTGGCGAACCGGAGTGCCACTCGACAATGAAAAGGGTTCAAGTTGAAAGAAACTTGAAAGACGATAATTGGAAGTTTCAGTCACGTTATCGAGGTTGCAAAACGCGTCGGCGGCGCGATCATGATTTGTCAGCGCATGACTCGACCCAAGCCGCATCACGGAGATGGCCGGACCCACGGGTGCTATCATCTCTGGACTGCTACCGTCACGGTTGTtttcagttttttttttttttttttttttttgaatctgtttattatcgtgcaacaagcaatCTAGGTGCTAAGACGCACGGGTGAGTGATGCTCACCATTCTACGCTAATATATCTGCCTATTTAATATTAGTTATCGATGTTTGTGTATCTGAGAGATCATCTATGGGTATATAACTATTGT is a window from the Psilocybe cubensis strain MGC-MH-2018 chromosome 8, whole genome shotgun sequence genome containing:
- a CDS encoding Mitotic spindle checkpoint component mad3; this translates as MSATGEDYSEANIVDCDVLEAAKENVQRLATGRRVTALSAILSTPHAQREAKLSATRNRLRINVELALDDEEEGDPLEAYCRLVYWTVENYPQGQSAESGLVELLEEATRTLKDDRGGKWRGDLKYLKLWLLYASYVDRPTLIYKFLIANDIGTEFALLYEEHAAVLERDGRRKEADEAYALGIARRATPLEHLQSRYQDFQKRMMTNQYLPAAQPVASTSQKPRKALATTASSVPASSSRQPLPRTTPAATPGIPPSSSNSRIQIFVDPTGSEAQAAEHATNEWNDLGTRKSRISENVPEVKKLAGSTLKQAGRSKRIAASSGAGGAASGSGSKIVPFRDPEPGDMPPPPVPKKKDQPGPAKAPAARGFVPFVDEEDGSAAVAQAPAPAAAPAPSPSFTPFRDESAAAGPAAIVPIADSIMKIKKNDLKAPAPTTEAEALRKDPLKNYDLESLGKLNLDSD